The genomic segment CGGCAGAGCCCCAGTCTGTCCAGCACCGGTATCGTTAAGGGTGCGAATCGGTTGCAGAGATTCTGATGTTGGAACGGATGTGAATCGAATGCTTGCCGTCAGCCCTGCCGGCTGAGCCGCTGGCAGAGATCGTCGAGCTGCTCCAGCGTGCGATAGGAGATGCGAAGCTCCCCGCCGCGCTGGCCCTTGTGGTTGACGAGAACCTTGAGGCCCAGCGTCTCCGCCAGGCTGCGCTCGAGCGCCAGCGTGTCGGGATCCTTTTCCGGCTTGCGCGCGGGCGGCTGCCTGTCCTGACCCGTCTCTTCTCCCGCCCTTGAGTCGCGGGCCAGTTCTTCCGCCTCGCGCACGCTCAGGCCCAGGGTCGCGATACGCTCGGCGAGCTCGTCGGCGGCATCGGACGCGATGAGCGCACGGGCGTGGCCGGCGGTCAGCGTGCCCTCGGCCAGCATGTCGCGCACCTTTCCGGACAGGCCGAGCAGGCGCATCGTGTTCGCGACATGGCTCCGGCTCTTCCCGACGGCTTCGGCAAGCTGGTGCTGCGTATAGTGGAATTCCTCCATGAGGCGGCGATAGCCCTCCGCCTCCTCGACCGGATTGAGATCGGCGCGCTGGATGTTCTCCACAAGCGCGACCTCGAGCGCCTCGGCATCGGAGAGCTCGCGCACGATGACCGGAACTTCATGGAGACCGGCCTTCTGGGCCGCCCGCCAGCGGCGCTCGCCCGCCACAATCTCATAGGCGTTGGCCGGATCGGCCACGGGCCGCACGAGGAGCGGCTGAAGCATGCCCTTTTCCCGCAGGGACTGGGCAAGATCGTCGAGATCCTCGTCCTGGAAGGTCTTTCGCGGATTGTGGGGATTGCGCCGCAGAAAGGCGATCGGCATCTGCTTCAGACCGCGCTGCGGCCGGCTTTCCTCCGGTGCCGGCGCCTCGACCGTGTCCTCGCCGATCAACGCGGCCAGTCCGCGCCCGAGCCGTTTTCTGCCTTGCTGAACCATCCCCTGCTACTCCGGTATGGCCGGGTCTTGCGCCCGAACATTACTATGCCGAATCGATTGAGTACCGCGCGAGCAGACCACCGGCGCCCTCATGCGGCGCAAAGCTGGCGCTCCCGCCGGATGATCTCCGAGGCGAGCCGGATATAGGCCTGCGAGCCCGCGCATTTGTTGTCGTAGAGCAGCACCGGCTTACCGTAGGACGGGGCCTCCGAGACACGGACATTGCGCGGGATCATGGTCTCGTAGACCGTATCGCCCAGAAACTCGCGCACATCCTGCGCGACCTGCTCCGACAGGCTGTTGCGCCGGTCGAACATGGTCAGGATCACGCCCTGGATCTCGAGACGCGAATTGAGGTTGGTGCGCACGCGCTCCACGGTCCGCATGAGCTGGCTCAGCCCCTCCAGGGCGAAGAACTCGCATTGCAGCGGCACCAGAACCGCGTCGGCCGCGCACAGCGCGTTGATCGTGAGCAGGTTCAGCGACGGCGGGCAGTCGAGCAGGATATAGCTGTAGGCATGCCGGTCGTCGCCCGTTGCGGCGGCGCGTGCCATCGTGGCGTCCACCGCGTCGCTCAGGCGGTGGGTCCGCCGGTCAATGGAGGCGAGCTCCAGCTCCGCGCCCAGGAGATCCATGGTGGAGGGCGCGCAGGCGAGCCGCGGTATGCCCGACTGGACAACCACATCCTCCAGCGTCGCG from the Kaustia mangrovi genome contains:
- a CDS encoding ParB/RepB/Spo0J family partition protein — its product is MVQQGRKRLGRGLAALIGEDTVEAPAPEESRPQRGLKQMPIAFLRRNPHNPRKTFQDEDLDDLAQSLREKGMLQPLLVRPVADPANAYEIVAGERRWRAAQKAGLHEVPVIVRELSDAEALEVALVENIQRADLNPVEEAEGYRRLMEEFHYTQHQLAEAVGKSRSHVANTMRLLGLSGKVRDMLAEGTLTAGHARALIASDAADELAERIATLGLSVREAEELARDSRAGEETGQDRQPPARKPEKDPDTLALERSLAETLGLKVLVNHKGQRGGELRISYRTLEQLDDLCQRLSRQG
- a CDS encoding ParA family protein, translating into MLNGRKPVSRPRVLAVANQKGGVGKTTTAINLGTALAAVGEQVLIIDLDPQGNASTGLGIDRAANIASSYHVLMGDATLEDVVVQSGIPRLACAPSTMDLLGAELELASIDRRTHRLSDAVDATMARAAATGDDRHAYSYILLDCPPSLNLLTINALCAADAVLVPLQCEFFALEGLSQLMRTVERVRTNLNSRLEIQGVILTMFDRRNSLSEQVAQDVREFLGDTVYETMIPRNVRVSEAPSYGKPVLLYDNKCAGSQAYIRLASEIIRRERQLCAA